One window of Trifolium pratense cultivar HEN17-A07 linkage group LG5, ARS_RC_1.1, whole genome shotgun sequence genomic DNA carries:
- the LOC123883232 gene encoding uncharacterized protein LOC123883232, translated as MATPKEHVEEIRTTKFSIGGNPNPLTEDLHHAVRNLSAELYAKDVHFLMELIQNAEDNHYNEGVKPMLEFVVTSDDITGTGAPATLLIFNNEKGFSPKNIESICSVGRSTKKGNRSSGYIGEKGIGFKSVFLVTAQPYIFSNGYQIRFDEKPCPHCSLGYVVPEWVEEKPTLVDIKKIYGKDSLPTTTFVLPLKPDKVKPVKQQLSSVHPEVLLFLTKIRHLSVREVNENPKQNTVTAVSISSEINFVTRKNMNAESYTLHLSAEENSDAEKECSYYMWKQKFPVRLENVVERRTDVEEWVVTLAFPNQERLHRGKSSPGVYAFLPTEMVTNFPFIIQADFVLASSRETILLDNKWNQGILECVPSAFMDAFKTLVIGSGEAPVSSLVRMFKFLPIESSPFEKFNYVRDKIKAKLVDENIVPIETYTEQKHFYKPGEVSRLLPEFWNILTKARDERVHLLNLSSHDGRKILSSSFDKSEYDLVLNFLGVKSVNVDWYAKCIQSSNLVDGVSEDLYLQLLLFVAKNWSSSFEDTNITSIPMIKYVAFDGSQSSFSLNECTQQHAGSKRVVIADSSQSNACWLINWNKEFACVTNRFFMPESTQKAILRLAQKQTLMEWLSNDVYVTNLSVYDFANVLCSSVKNNSKYAIAYAHFLYHSLSKGYLSSREVDCLCSSMPLVDNYGCVTDKRKGVLVPANVSKWADLIVSNPWRHENYVELGKEYLNSSSYAGQYTSSGKLIDFLKTHVGASDIPHISPPNAGFSAVDTPLTKDNAFLLLDWIRNLKYKGELLPERFLRSITEGSWLKVTVNGYRPPSKSFLIRSPLGKILQSGSVLVDIPLIDESFYGDRINKYKEELKTIGVMSSCEEACKFIGRELMSRASSFTLSKNHVLLMLNFIQYLRKSLLPLDEFVDSIKEGSWLKTSHGFRSPVGSVLNDSGWQVASQISNIPFIDQSYFGQEIYSYKEELKLLGVIVGLSGNYQIVIQHLKSTSTLFSLTAEAVLLIMQCIRVLNAPSKLLTSLKGASCFKTNMGFKIPSECFLYDPVWGCILEVFNCLPVIDHKFYGHKIFDYKNELRQIGVVVDFGEAIKKFGLLFKQKSSQSTFNPENVMCFLSCCKKLKGTVYKFPSDFSTIIHNQKWLYTKVGCYTCPRKCILYGPEWKSISSITYLPFIDDSDKFYGTAIHGYKEELNNIGVVTELKNGMRFVPECLSFPSDPSTISPESVFSLLECIQSLLQEHKISIDDDFRKRLSRNWLKTHAGYRPPEMCLLFDSKWSSFFNPTDGPFIDENFYGPKMSSFQKTLKAIGITVDLENGCALLASHLHSLSNTDNILKIYRYLSGYNWKPEEKADKKIWIPNGTDGGKWVNSEECIIHDPDKLFSLKFYVLEDIYDRKILPFFTFAMEVRNKPSLDDYVDVWNDWERSSDELSYDKCSKFWMFIKKHFSTNTEKQLSERLIKLPVTTGSNEIFLLAKEDVFIPDNLHLKKLFEQEKIFVWYPQQNFGPLSISKIYDIYRKIGARNISESLCKVESSVANDNAVELVQIDHSNIFNLKGLVKLILGFLACSSLKMEPEKRHEAVQGLLNLSFLETLEPVSVSYRLSLSSGCIITKKYDKMVRWEKQSSKFFIQKMDEPQKNALKYATYFSETISEGVLCENHDFVPALSELLTLGFVLKFTNEDIDFLMESKNLQIFCEDEKLLSSAFPSD; from the exons AATGCCGAGGATAATCACTACAATGAAGGAGTGAAGCCAATGTTGGAGTTTGTCGTAACTTCTGATGACATTACTGGTACTGGTGCTCCAGCTACATTACTTATTTTCAATAATGAAAAGGGTTTCTCTCCAAAAAACATTGAGTCCATTTGTAGTGTTGGACGATCAACGAAAAAAGGCAATAGGAGCAGTGGTTACATTGGCGAAAAAG GAATTGGATTCAAGAGTGTGTTTCTGGTTACTGCTCAGCCTTATATATTTAGCAATGGATATCAGATAAGGTTTGATGAGAAACCTTGTCCACATTGCAGTCTCGGGTATGTAGTTCCTGAATGGGTTGAAGAGAAGCCAACACTTGTCGACATCAAGAAGATATATGGTAAAGATTCCCTTCCAACTACAACATTTGTCTTGCCTCTGAAGCCGGATAAGGTCAAGCCTGTTAAACAGCAGTTATCAAGCGTTCATCCAGAAGTGCTTTTGTTTCTTACTAAAATCAGACACCTTTCAGTCAGAGAAGTTAATGAGAATCCCAAACAGAACACTGTGACTGCTGTATCTATTTCAAGCGAGATTAACTTTGTGACAAGGAAAAACATGAATGCTGAGTCTTACACACTCCATCTCTCGGCGGAAGAAAATAGTGATGCTGAGAAGGAATGCAGCTACTACATGTGGAAGCAAAAGTTTCCAGTAAGGTTGGAAAATGTGGTTGAAAGGAGAACCGATGTGGAAGAATGGGTTGTGACACTGGCCTTCCCTAATCAAGAGAGGCTTCATAGAGGCAAAAGCTCACCAGGGGTCTATGCATTTCTTCCTACAGAGATGGTCACTAACTTTCCATTTATTATTCAAGCTGATTTTGTCCTTGCCTCATCAAGGGAGACAATTCTCTTGGATAATAAATGGAACCAAGGGATACTTGAATGTGTTCCTTCAGCCTTTATGGATGCATTCAAAACACTTGTCATAGGATCAGGTGAAGCTCCAGTATCCAGTTTGGTTCGTATGTTCAAGTTCCTTCCCATAGAAAGTTCTCCGTTTGAGAAGTTTAATTATGTCAGGGACAAAATCAAAGCCAAATTGGTTGACGAAAATATTGTCCCGATTGAAACATACACCGAGCAGAAGCACTTCTATAAGCCTGGTGAAGTTAGCAGGCTACTGCCTGAATTCTGGAATATTTTGACTAAAGCTCGGGATGAAAGAGTGCACTTGCTTAACCTTTCTTCTCATGATGGCAGGAAGATATTAAGCTCATCTTTTGATAAAAGTGAGTATGATCTAGTACTCAATTTTTTAGGGGTGAAATCAGTGAATGTTGATTGGTATGCAAAGTGCATCCAGAGTTCTAATCTTGTGGATGGAGTATCAGAAGATCTCTATCTTCAGCTTTTACTTTTTGTTGCAAAAAACTGGTCTTCAAGTTTTGAGGACACAAACATAACTAGCATTCCAATGATTAAATATGTGGCTTTTGATGGAAGTCAATCCTCGTTCAGTCTTAATGAATGCACACAGCAGCATGCCGGTTCCAAGCGAGTAGTAATAGCAGACTCAAGTCAGTCTAATGCTTGTTGGCTGATCAATTGGAACAAGGAATTTGCATGTGTGACAAACAGGTTTTTTATGCCAGAAAGCACACAAAAAGCTATCTTGCGTTTGGCCCAGAAACAGACTTTGATGGAATGGCTTTCAAATGATGTTTATGTTACTAATTTGAGTGTGTATGATTTTGCAAATGTCCTCTGCAGTTCTGTTAAAAATAACAGCAAATATGCCATTGCTTATGCTCATTTCCTATACCACTCTTTGTCAAAAGGGTATTTGTCAAGTCGGGAGGTTGATTGTCTATGTAGCTCTATGCCACTTGTGGACAACTACGGATGCGTCACAGATAAAAGAAAAGGAGTTCTTGTGCCTGCAAATGTGAGCAAATGGGCAGATTTGATTGTTTCCAATCCATGGAGACATGAAAATTATGTTGAGCTTGGAAAGGAGTACCTAAATTCATCATCTTATGCAGGCCAATATACAAGTTCCGGGAAGCTAATTGATTTCCTCAAAACTCATGTTGGAGCTTCTGACATACCACATATATCTCCTCCAAATGCTGGGTTTTCAGCGGTAGATACACCGCTAACCAAAGACAATGCCTTCTTACTTTTGGATTGGATCCGGAATCTGAAGTATAAGGGAGAGCTCCTTCCAGAGAGGTTTTTAAGAAGTATAACAGAGGGCAGCTGGCTTAAAGTTACTGTCAATGGATACCGGCCTCCTTCAAAGTCGTTCTTAATTAGGTCACCATTGGGAAAAATATTGCAAAGTGGTTCTGTTCTTGTTGATATTCCTCTGATTGATGAGAGTTTCTATGGGGATAGAATAAACAAGTACAAGGAGGAGTTGAAAACAATTGGAGTGATGTCCAGTTGTGAGGAAGCTTGCAAATTCATTGGAAGAGAACTGATGTCTCGTGCGTCTTCCTTTACTTTAAGTAAGAATCATGTTCTTTTGATGCTTAACTTCATTCAATATCTCAGGAAAAGTCTACTCcctttggatgaatttgtggaCAGCATCAAGGAGGGAAGCTGGCTAAAGACATCACATGGTTTTAGGTCTCCTGTGGGATCTGTATTGAATGATTCCGGATGGCAAGTTGCATCCCAAATAAGTAATATCCCTTTCATTGATCAATCTTATTTTGGTCAGGAAATATATAGTTACAAAGAGGAGCTCAAGTTGCTAGGTGTGATAGTTGGATTATCTGGAAATTATCAAATTGTGATCCAGCATTTAAAATCTACCTCAACTTTGTTCTCTTTAACAGCTGAGGCTGTTCTTTTGATAATGCAATGCATCAGAGTCTTGAATGCCCCCAGTAAACTCTTAACTTCACTGAAGGGAGCAAGCTGCTTTAAGACAAACATGGGTTTCAAAATTCCAAGTGAATGTTTCTTGTATGACCCAGTGTGGGGCTGCATTTTGGAGGTATTCAACTGCCTTCCTGTGATTGATCATAAATTCTATGGACATAAGATTTTCGATTACAAAAATGAACTGAGGCAAATCGGTGTGGTGGTTGATTTTGGTGAAGCTATCAAAAAATTTGGTTTGCTTTTCAAACAGAAGTCATCACAATCTACATTTAACCCGGAAAATGTCATGTGTTTTCTTTCTTGTTGCAAGAAGCTTAAGGGAACTGTATATAAATTTCCTTCTGATTTCTCAACCATTATACATAATCAGAAATGGCTGTATACTAAGGTTGGTTGTTATACGTGCCCAAGAAAGTGCATTTTATATGGTCCAGAGTGGAAATCTATATCTTCAATTACTTATCTCCCTTTCATTGACGACAGTGACAAATTTTATGGTACTGCAATACATGGATACAAAGAAGAGTTGAACAACATTGGTGTTGTAACTGAACTGAAAAATGGAATGAGGTTTGTGCCGGAATGTCTGAGTTTTCCTTCAGATCCCTCAACTATTAGTCCTGAAAGTGTGTTTTCTTTACTGGAATGCATCCAAAGTCTATTGCAAGAGCATAAGATTTCAATCGATGATGACTTCAGAAAGAGATTGTCCAGAAATTGGTTAAAGACACATGCTGGTTATAGGCCTCCTGAGATGTGTTTGTTGTTTGATTCCAAGTGGAGTTCTTTCTTTAATCCAACTGATGGACCTTTTATTGATGAAAATTTTTATGGACCTAAAATGTCATCTTTCCAGAAAACTCTCAAAGCGATAGGAATCACTGTTGACCTAGAGAATGGGTGTGCCTTGCTTGCCAGTCACCTTCACTCTCTCTCTAACACTGATAATATTCTGAAAATTTATAG GTACTTGTCCGGATACAATTGGAAACCAGAGGAGAAAGCTGACAAGAAAATTTGGATTCCGAATGGAACTGATGGTGGAAAGTGGGTCAACTCTGAGGAGTGCATCATACATGACCCGGATAAGctttttagtttaaaattttatgttctTGAAGATATCTATGATAGGAAGATTCTTCCCTTCTTTACCTTTGCCATGGAAGTCAGGAATAAGCCCTCACTTGATGATTATGTTGATGTTTGGAATGATTGGGAGAGATCATCGGACGAATTGTCATATGACAAGTGCTCGAAATTCTGGATGTTTATCAAGAAACACTTCAGCACAAATACCGAGAAACAACTTTCTGAGAGGCTGATCAAGCTTCCTGTAACAACAGGCAGCAATGAAATATTTCTGTTGGCTAAAGAAGATGTGTTTATTCCTGATAACCTTCACTTGAAGAAGCTTTTTGAGCAGGAGAAGATTTTTGTGTGGTATCCTCAGCAGAATTTTGGTCCATTGTCCATTTCCAAGATATACGACATCTACAGAAAGATCGGTGCTCGCAATATATCTGAATCACTCTGCAAAGTAGAGTCATCTGTAGCTAATGATAATGCTGTCGAACTGGTGCAAATTGATCATAGCAATATTTTCAACTTAAAAGGTTTGGTTAAGCTCATTCTTGGTTTCCTTGCTTGTTCTAGCCTGAAAATGGAACCAGAAAAGAGGCATGAAGCTGTTCAAGGTCTACTCAACCTGAGTTTCCTTGAAACATTGGAGCCGGTCTCGGTAAGCTATAGGTTATCACTGTCATCAGGGTGCATCATTACAAAGAAATATGACAAAATGGTGCGCTGGGAAAAGCAAAGTTCCAAGTTTTTCATCCAGAAGATGGATGAGCCTCAGAAAAATGCACTGAAGTATGCGACATATTTCTCTGAGACGATATCTGAAGGTGTTTTGTGTGAGAATCATGATTTTGTTCCTGCTCTTTCTGAGTTGCTCACATTGGGTTTTGTGCTGAAGTTCACGAATGAAGATATTGATTTTCTGATGGAGTCGAAGAATTTACAGATTTTCTGCGAGGATGAGAAGCTCCTCAGTTCTGCCTTCCCTTCTGACTAA
- the LOC123883234 gene encoding uncharacterized protein LOC123883234, protein MATPKEHVEEIRTTKFSIGGKPNPLTEDLHHAVRNLSAELYAKDVHFLMELIQNAEDNHYNEGVKPTLEFVVTSDDITGTGAPATLLIFNNEKGFSPKNIESICSVGRSTKKGNRSSGYIGEKGIGFKSVFLVTAQPYIFSNGYQIRFDEKPCPHCSLGYVVPEWVEEKPTLVDIKKIYGKDSLPTTTFVLPLKPDKVKPVKQQLSSVHPEVLLFLTKIRHLSVREVNENPKQNTVTAVSISSEINFVTRKNMNAESYTLHLSAEENSDAEKECSYYMWKQKFPVRSENVVERRTDVEEWVVTLAFPNQERLHRGKSSPGVYAFLPTEMVTNFPFIIQADFVLASSRETILLDNKWNQGILECVPSAFMDSFKTLVIGSGEAPVSSLVRMFKFLPIESSPFEKFNYVRDKIKAKLVDENIVPIETYTEQKHFYMPGEVSRLLPEFWNILTKARDEGVHLLNLSSHDGRKILSSAFDKSEYDLVLNFLGVKSVNVDWYAKCIQSSNLVDGVSEDLYLQLLLFVAKNWSSRFEDTNITSIPMIKYVAFDGSQSSFSLNECTQQHAGSKRVVIADSSQSNACWLINWNKEFACVSNRFFMPESTQKAILRLAQKQTLMEWLSQDVYVTNLSVYDFANVLCSSVKNNSKHAIAYAHFLYHSFLKGYLSSREVDCLCSSMPLVDNYGCITDKRKGVLVPANVSKWADLIVSNPWRHENYVELGKEYLNSSSYAGEYTSSGKLIDFLKTHVGASDIPHISPPNAGFSAVDTPLTKDNAFLLLDWIRNLKYKGEHLPERFLRSIKEGSWLKVTVNGYRPPSKSFLISSPLGKILQSGSVLVDIPLIDESFYGDRINKYKEELKTIGVMSSCEEACKFIGKELMSRAASFTLSKNHVLLMLNFIQYLRKSLLPLDEFVDSIKEGSWLKTSHGFRSPVGSVLNDSGWQVASQISNIPFIDQSYFGQEIYSYKEELKLLGVIVGLSGNYQIVIDHLKLPSNLTAEAVVLLMHCIRLLNAPSKLLTSLKGASCFKTNMGFKIPSECFLYDQVWGCILDVFNCFPVIDHEFYGSKILDYKGELRQIGVVVDFGDAIKSFASLFKEKAATKTSLNKENVMSFLSCCKLLKGTEYIFPSDFSTIILNQKWLYTKLGCHTYPRKCILYGPEWKFVSSITCLPFIDDSDKFYGPAIHGYKEELKTLGVVTEFKNGMRFVPECLSFPSDPSTISPESVFSLLECIQSLLQEHKISIDDDFRKRLSRNWLKTHAGYRPPEMCLLFDSKWSSFFNPTDGPFIDENFYGPKMSSFQKTLKAIGITVDLENGCALLASHLHSLSNTDNILKIYRYLSGYNWKPAEKADKKIWIPNGNDGGKWVNSEECIIHDPDKLFSLKFYVLEDIYDRKILPFFTIAMDVRSKPSLDDYVDVWNDWERSSDELSYDKCSKFWMFIMKHFSTDTEKKLSERLIKLPVTTGSNEIFLLAKEDVFIPDNLHLKKLFEQEKIFVWYPQQNFCPLSISKIYDIYRKIGARNISESLCKVESSVASDNAVELVEIDHSNIFNLKGLVKLILGFLACSSLKMEPEKRHEAVQGLLNLSFLETLEPVSVSYRLSLSSGCIITKKYDKMVRWEKQSSKFFIQKMDEPQKNALKYATYFSETISEGVLCENHDFVAALSELITLGFVLKFKNEDIDFLMESKNLQIFCEDEKLLSSAFPSD, encoded by the exons ATGGCTACTCCAAAAGAACACGTTGAAGAGATAAGAACAACAAAGTTCTCTATTGGAGGGAAACCTAATCCTTTGACTGAAGATCTGCATCATGCTGTCAGGAATTTATCTGCTGAACTTTATGCAAAGGATGTGCATTTCCTCATGGAACTGATTCAA AACGCTGAGGATAATCACTACAATGAAGGAGTGAAGCCAACGTTGGAGTTTGTCGTAACTTCTGATGACATTACTGGTACTGGTGCTCCAGCTACATTACTTATTTTCAATAATGAAAAGGGTTTCTCTCCAAAGAACATTGAGTCCATTTGCAGTGTTGGACGATCAACGAAAAAAGGCAATAGGAGCAGTGGTTACATAGGAGAGAAAG GAATTGGATTCAAGAGTGTGTTTCTGGTTACTGCTCAGCCTTACATATTTAGCAATGGATATCAGATAAGGTTTGATGAGAAACCTTGTCCACATTGCAGTCTCGGGTATGTAGTTCCTGAATGGGTTGAAGAGAAGCCAACACTTGTCGACATCAAGAAGATATATGGTAAAGATTCCCTTCCAACTACAACATTTGTCTTGCCTCTGAAGCCGGATAAGGTCAAGCCTGTTAAACAGCAGTTATCAAGCGTTCATCCAGAAGTGCTTTTGTTTCTTACTAAAATCAGACACCTTTCAGTCAGAGAAGTTAATGAGAATCCCAAACAGAACACTGTGACTGCTGTATCTATTTCAAGCGAGATTAACTTTGTGACAAGGAAAAACATGAATGCTGAGTCTTACACACTCCATCTCTCGGCGGAAGAAAATAGTGATGCTGAGAAGGAATGCAGCTACTACATGTGGAAGCAAAAGTTTCCAGTAAGGTCGGAAAATGTGGTTGAAAGGAGAACCGATGTGGAAGAATGGGTTGTGACACTGGCCTTCCCTAATCAAGAGAGGCTTCATAGAGGCAAAAGCTCACCAGGGGTCTATGCTTTTCTTCCTACAGAGATGGTAACCAACTTTCCATTCATTATTCAAGCTGATTTTGTCCTTGCCTCATCAAGGGAGACAATTCTCTTGGATAATAAATGGAACCAAGGGATACTTGAATGTGTTCCTTCAGCCTTTATGGATTCATTCAAAACACTTGTCATAGGATCAGGTGAAGCTCCAGTATCCAGTTTGGTTCGTATGTTCAAGTTCCTTCCCATAGAAAGTTCTCCGTTTGAGAAGTTTAATTATGTCAGGGACAAAATCAAAGCCAAATTGGTTGATGAAAATATTGTCCCGATTGAAACATACACCGAGCAGAAGCACTTCTATATGCCTGGTGAAGTTAGCAGGCTACTGCCTGAATTCTGGAATATTTTGACAAAAGCTCGTGATGAAGGAGTGCACTTGCTTAACCTTTCTTCTCATGATGGCAGGAAGATATTAAGCTCAGCTTTTGATAAAAGCGAGTATGATCTAGTACTCAATTTTTTAGGGGTGAAATCAGTGAATGTTGATTGGTATGCAAAGTGCATCCAGAGTTCTAATCTTGTGGATGGAGTATCAGAAGATCTCTATCTTCAGCTTTTACTTTTTGTTGCAAAAAACTGGTCTTCAAGATTTGAGGACACAAACATAACTAGCATTCCAATGATTAAATATGTGGCTTTTGATGGAAGTCAATCCTCGTTCAGTCTTAATGAATGCACACAGCAGCATGCTGGTTCCAAGCGAGTAGTAATAGCAGACTCAAGTCAGTCTAATGCTTGTTGGCTGATCAATTGGAACAAGGAATTTGCATGTGTGTCAAACAGGTTTTTTATGCCAGAAAGCACACAAAAAGCTATCTTGCGTTTGGCCCAGAAACAGACTTTGATGGAATGGCTTTCACAGGATGTTTATGTTACTAATTTGAGTGTGTATGATTTTGCAAATGTCCTCTGCAGTTCTGTTAAAAATAACAGCAAACATGCCATTGCTTATGCTCATTTCTTATACCACTCATTTTTAAAAGGGTATTTGTCAAGCCGGGAGGTTGATTGCCTATGTAGCTCTATGCCACTTGTGGACAACTATGGATGCATCACAGATAAAAGAAAAGGAGTTCTTGTGCCTGCAAATGTGAGCAAATGGGCAGATTTGATTGTTTCCAATCCATGGAGACATGAAAATTATGTTGAGCTTGGAAAGGAGTACCTAAATTCATCATCTTATGCAGGCGAATATACAAGTTCCGGGAAGCTAATTGATTTCCTCAAAACTCATGTTGGAGCTTCTGACATACCACATATATCTCCTCCAAATGCTGGGTTTTCAGCGGTAGATACACCGCTAACCAAAGACAATGCCTTCTTACTTTTGGATTGGATCCGGAATCTGAAGTATAAGGGAGAGCACCTACCAGAGAGGTTTTTAAGAAGTATAAAAGAGGGCAGCTGGCTTAAAGTTACTGTCAATGGATACCGGCCTCCTTCAAAGTCGTTCTTAATTAGTTCACCATTGGGAAAAATATTGCAAAGTGGTTCTGTTCTTGTTGATATTCCTCTGATTGATGAGAGTTTCTATGGGGATAGAATAAACAAGTACAAGGAGGAGTTGAAAACAATTGGAGTGATGTCCAGTTGTGAGGAAGCTTGCAAATTCATTGGAAAAGAACTCATGTCTCGCGCAGCTTCCTTCACTTTAAGTAAGAATCATGTTCTTTTGATGCTTAACTTCATTCAATATCTCAGGAAAAGTCTACTCcctttggatgaatttgtggaCAGCATCAAGGAGGGAAGCTGGCTAAAGACATCACATGGTTTTAGGTCTCCTGTGGGATCTGTATTGAATGATTCCGGATGGCAAGTTGCATCCCAAATAAGTAATATCCCTTTCATTGATCAATCTTATTTTGGTCAGGAAATATATAGTTACAAAGAGGAGCTCAAGTTGCTTGGAGTGATTGTTGGATTATCTGGAAATTACCAAATTGTTATAGATCATCTAAAACTGCCCTCAAATTTGACAGCCGAGGCCGTTGTTTTGCTAATGCATTGTATCAGATTATTGAATGCCCCTAGCAAACTCTTAACTTCACTGAAGGGAGCAAGCTGCTTTAAGACAAATATGGGTTTCAAAATTCCAAGTGAATGTTTCTTGTATGACCAGGTGTGGGGCTGCATTTTGGATGTATTCAATTGCTTTCCTGTGATTGATCATGAATTTTATGGAAGTAAGATTTTGGATTACAAAGGTGAACTTAGGCAAATCGGTGTGGTTGTTGATTTTGGAGATGCTATCAAAAGCTTTGCTTCTCTCTTCAAAGAGAAGGCGGCGACAAAAACTTCATTGAACAAAGAAAATGTCATGTCATTTCTTTCTTGCTGCAAGCTGCTGAAAGGAACTGAGTATATATTTCCTTCTGATTTCTCAACCATTATACTTAATCAGAAGTGGCTGTATACCAAGCTTGGTTGTCATACATACCCAAGAAAGTGTATTTTATATGGTCCGGAATGGAAATTTGTATCTTCAATTACCTGTCTCCCTTTCATTGACGACAGTGACAAATTTTATGGTCCAGCAATACATGGATACAAGGAAGAGCTGAAGACCCTTGGTGTTGTTACTGAATTCAAAAATGGAATGAGGTTTGTGCCAGAATGTCTGAGTTTTCCTTCAGATCCCTCCACCATTAGTCCTGAAAGTGTGTTTTCTTTACTGGAATGCATCCAAAGTCTATTGCAAGAGCATAAGATTTCAATCGATGATGACTTCAGAAAGAGATTGTCCAGAAATTGGTTAAAGACACATGCTGGTTATAGGCCTCCTGAGATGTGTTTGTTGTTTGATTCCAAGTGGAGTTCTTTCTTTAATCCAACTGATGGACCTTTTATTGATGAAAATTTTTATGGACCTAAAATGTCATCTTTCCAGAAAACTCTCAAAGCGATAGGAATCACTGTTGACCTAGAGAATGGGTGTGCCTTGCTTGCCAGTCACCTTCACTCTCTCTCTAACACTGATAATATTCTGAAAATTTATAG GTACTTGTCCGGATACAATTGGAAACCAGCGGAGAAAGCTGACAAGAAAATTTGGATTCCGAATGGAAATGATGGTGGAAAGTGGGTCAACTCTGAGGAGTGCATCATACATGACCCGGATAAGctttttagtttaaaattttatgttctTGAAGATATCTATGATAGGAAGATTCTTCCCTTCTTTACCATTGCCATGGATGTCAGGAGTAAGCCCTCACTTGATGATTATGTTGATGTTTGGAATGATTGGGAGAGATCATCGGACGAATTGTCATATGACAAGTGTTCGAAATTCTGGATGTTTATCATGAAACACTTCAGCACAGATACAGAGAAGAAACTTTCTGAGAGGCTGATCAAGCTTCCTGTAACAACAGGCAGCAATGAAATATTTCTGTTGGCTAAAGAAGATGTGTTTATTCCTGATAACCTTCACTTGAAGAAGCTTTTTGAGCAGGAGAAGATATTTGTGTGGTATCCTCAGCAGAATTTTTGTCCATTGTCCATTTCCAAGATATACGACATCTACAGAAAGATCGGTGCTCGCAATATATCTGAATCACTATGCAAAGTAGAGTCATCTGTAGCTAGTGATAATGCTGTCGAACTGGTGGAAATTGATCATAGCAATATTTTCAACTTAAAAGGTTTGGTTAAGCTCATTCTTGGTTTCCTTGCTTGTTCTAGCCTGAAAATGGAACCAGAAAAGAGGCATGAAGCTGTTCAAGGTCTTCTCAACCTCAGTTTCCTTGAAACATTGGAGCCGGTCTCGGTAAGCTATAGGTTATCATTGTCATCAGGGTGCATCATTACAAAGAAATATGACAAAATGGTGCGCTGGGAAAAGCAAAGTTCCAAGTTTTTCATCCAGAAGATGGATGAGCCTCAGAAAAATGCACTGAAGTATGCGACATATTTCTCTGAGACGATATCTGAAGGTGTTTTGTGTGAGAATCATGATTTTGTTGCTGCTCTTTCTGAATTGATCACATTGGGATTTGTGCTGAAGTTCAAGAATGAAGATATTGATTTTTTGATGGAGTCGAAGAATTTACAGATTTTCTGCGAGGATGAGAAGCTCCTCAGTTCTGCCTTCCCTTCTGACTAA